In one Pseudomonas sp. SCA2728.1_7 genomic region, the following are encoded:
- a CDS encoding LysR family transcriptional regulator, with amino-acid sequence MHGLNELGFKALRLFVAVLDHGSFSEVARREGVAPSSISRQIQLMEQALNQQLLYRHTRAVTPTEAGRMLGHHARLVLVQLEEAEQALQEQQSEPTGLVRINAPVVFGQRHLTPWLGKLCARYPKLQLDIQQTDHYVDPLQEGADLLFRIGPLHDSSMQARILAPHRFQVAASPAYLKRHGTPQKPEDLAQHQCLAYKGATGQQRWFFRRDGEEWTPYSVKGPITGNHADTLTQAAEQGLGLVMFPSWLIGEAVRDGTLVPVLGDYQVSNSLEPQQIAVLWPGSRRLSVKVRTVIDFFVECFGEVPYWDRP; translated from the coding sequence ATGCACGGGCTCAACGAACTCGGATTCAAGGCGCTAAGGCTGTTTGTCGCCGTGCTCGATCACGGTAGTTTTTCCGAAGTCGCCCGCCGCGAAGGTGTGGCGCCCTCGTCGATTTCCCGGCAGATCCAATTGATGGAGCAGGCGTTGAACCAGCAATTGCTCTACCGCCACACCCGCGCGGTGACGCCGACTGAAGCCGGGCGCATGCTCGGTCATCATGCGCGGCTGGTACTGGTGCAACTGGAAGAAGCCGAACAAGCGTTGCAAGAACAGCAAAGCGAACCCACCGGCCTGGTGCGCATCAACGCCCCGGTGGTGTTCGGCCAGCGGCATCTGACGCCGTGGCTGGGCAAGTTATGTGCGCGTTATCCGAAGCTGCAACTGGATATCCAGCAGACCGACCATTACGTCGACCCGTTGCAGGAAGGCGCCGACCTGCTGTTTCGCATCGGCCCACTGCACGACTCGAGCATGCAGGCACGGATCCTGGCGCCGCACCGCTTTCAGGTCGCGGCCAGCCCGGCGTATCTCAAACGCCACGGTACACCGCAGAAACCCGAAGATCTGGCGCAACACCAATGCCTGGCCTACAAAGGCGCGACCGGCCAGCAGCGCTGGTTTTTCCGTCGTGATGGTGAGGAATGGACGCCGTACTCGGTAAAAGGCCCGATCACTGGCAACCACGCCGACACTCTCACCCAAGCCGCTGAACAGGGTTTGGGGCTGGTGATGTTTCCGTCCTGGCTGATTGGCGAAGCGGTGCGCGATGGCACGCTGGTGCCGGTGCTGGGGGACTATCAGGTGTCGAACAGCCTGGAGCCGCAGCAGATTGCGGTGTTGTGGCCGGGGAGCCGGCGGTTGTCGGTGAAGGTGCGGACGGTGATTGATTTCTTTGTCGAATGCTTTGGTGAAGTGCCCTATTGGGATCGACCTTGA
- a CDS encoding DMT family transporter has product MQTLDEVSVSAPATKSGLRLLLLPLVILAGMGLSVEAGLLGPLGVQVGHLWATLSIFGVGSAILFLLLLFAGPQKGPALTDLPRWQLIGGFLGPMYVVVLTLATPHIGIAMTMIAILSGQVGKSVLIDHFGWFGATRKKVNAERWLALGLIVVALVLIARG; this is encoded by the coding sequence ATGCAGACGTTGGATGAGGTGAGCGTTAGCGCGCCGGCGACGAAATCGGGATTGCGCTTGTTGTTGCTGCCGCTGGTGATTCTCGCGGGCATGGGCTTGTCGGTGGAGGCGGGATTGCTCGGGCCGTTGGGTGTGCAGGTCGGGCATCTGTGGGCGACCTTGAGCATCTTCGGGGTTGGCTCGGCGATTCTGTTTTTGCTGCTGTTGTTTGCGGGGCCGCAAAAAGGCCCGGCCCTGACTGATCTGCCGCGTTGGCAGTTGATCGGTGGGTTTCTGGGGCCGATGTATGTGGTGGTGCTGACGTTGGCGACGCCGCATATCGGCATTGCCATGACCATGATCGCGATTCTGTCCGGTCAGGTGGGCAAGAGTGTGCTGATCGACCATTTCGGCTGGTTCGGCGCGACGCGCAAGAAGGTTAATGCCGAGCGCTGGCTGGCGTTGGGGTTGATTGTGGTGGCTTTGGTTTTGATTGCGCGGGGGTGA
- a CDS encoding DMT family transporter, which yields MSLIILLAVVVLAGAVLSVQAAINGRLGESVGVLRSSLLTFVVGAVTTGLLILFFEPAHAVSLLDVPKWQLTGALFGVVYMMVMVGAVPVVGTAVATVAVIVGQLGMGMLIDNFGWLGNPAIELSGSRILAMVCLGVALVFMYRSSRQAG from the coding sequence ATGAGTCTGATTATTTTGTTGGCGGTGGTGGTGTTGGCCGGTGCGGTGTTGAGCGTGCAGGCGGCGATCAATGGGCGTCTGGGCGAGTCGGTTGGGGTGTTGCGCAGTAGTTTGTTGACGTTTGTTGTGGGCGCCGTGACGACGGGGTTGTTGATTTTGTTTTTTGAGCCGGCGCATGCGGTGAGTCTGTTGGATGTGCCGAAGTGGCAGTTGACCGGGGCGTTGTTTGGTGTGGTGTACATGATGGTGATGGTCGGGGCGGTGCCGGTGGTGGGGACGGCTGTGGCGACGGTGGCGGTGATTGTCGGGCAGTTGGGGATGGGGATGTTGATTGATAATTTTGGCTGGTTGGGGAATCCGGCGATTGAGCTGTCTGGTTCGCGGATTTTGGCGATGGTGTGTTTGGGGGTGGCTTTGGTGTTTATGTATAGGAGTTCGCGTCAGGCTGGGTGA
- a CDS encoding IS4 family transposase, which produces MAKLALEQAIAPEWVDQVFEEHRQRQYSRELLFSTIIKLMSLVSLGLKPSLHAAARQLEDLPVSLAALYDKISRTEPALLRALVTGCAQRLTPTIKELGCTTMLPGWQVRVVDGNHLASTEKRLGALRHERGAARPGFSVVAYDPDLDQVIDLQACEDAYASERVCVLPLLADAEPGQVWLADRLYCTLPVMEACEQAQTSFVIRQQAKHPRLIQEGEWQEPVPVETGTVREQIIQVRGGYQCRRVELTLHSPTDSGDSSLMFWSNLPQSVSAQQIAELYRRRWSIEGMFQRLEAILESEIETLGSPKAALLGFATAVLAYNVLAVLKRSVEQAHRETQPEGWEASIYHLAVQVRSGYEGMQIALPSEYLPVVPLEQLAQRLLELARNIQPKQVAKSPRGPKVPKPKTWVQGTAVHAHVSTDRVIKAAKTKRP; this is translated from the coding sequence ATGGCTAAATTGGCTCTGGAGCAGGCTATTGCCCCTGAGTGGGTCGATCAGGTTTTCGAAGAGCATCGGCAACGGCAGTATTCTCGTGAGCTGCTGTTCTCGACCATCATCAAGCTGATGTCCCTTGTTTCATTGGGCCTGAAGCCATCCCTGCACGCCGCCGCGCGGCAACTGGAAGATCTTCCTGTCAGTTTGGCGGCTCTCTACGACAAGATCAGTCGTACCGAGCCGGCGCTGTTGCGCGCCCTGGTTACGGGCTGCGCTCAACGCCTGACTCCAACCATAAAAGAGCTGGGTTGCACGACGATGCTGCCGGGTTGGCAGGTTCGGGTAGTGGACGGTAATCACTTGGCATCCACTGAGAAACGTCTGGGAGCTTTACGTCACGAGCGCGGCGCCGCTCGTCCCGGTTTTTCGGTGGTGGCCTACGACCCCGACCTCGATCAGGTCATCGACCTTCAGGCGTGTGAGGATGCCTACGCAAGCGAGCGTGTTTGCGTGCTGCCGCTGTTGGCTGATGCCGAGCCGGGCCAAGTGTGGTTGGCTGATCGACTCTATTGCACGCTCCCGGTCATGGAAGCTTGTGAGCAGGCCCAGACCTCCTTTGTCATTCGCCAGCAAGCCAAGCATCCACGCTTGATTCAAGAAGGTGAGTGGCAAGAGCCGGTGCCTGTGGAAACAGGCACTGTGCGTGAGCAGATCATCCAGGTCAGAGGCGGTTACCAATGTCGGCGTGTCGAACTGACGCTTCATTCGCCAACGGACTCGGGAGACAGCAGCTTGATGTTCTGGAGCAACCTACCCCAAAGCGTCAGTGCACAGCAGATCGCAGAGCTCTATCGCCGCCGCTGGAGCATTGAAGGTATGTTCCAGCGACTGGAAGCGATTCTGGAAAGTGAAATCGAAACCCTTGGCAGCCCAAAGGCTGCCTTGCTCGGGTTCGCCACTGCGGTATTGGCCTACAACGTCCTGGCCGTCCTCAAACGAAGTGTCGAGCAAGCTCACCGGGAGACTCAGCCTGAAGGATGGGAAGCCTCCATCTATCACTTGGCGGTTCAGGTCAGGAGTGGTTATGAGGGAATGCAGATTGCGCTGCCCTCGGAATATCTTCCCGTTGTCCCTCTGGAGCAACTGGCCCAACGCTTGTTGGAGCTGGCCAGAAACATCCAGCCCAAACAAGTTGCGAAAAGCCCTCGCGGTCCCAAGGTGCCTAAACCCAAGACATGGGTTCAAGGTACAGCGGTCCATGCTCATGTCTCAACGGACAGAGTTATCAAGGCTGCCAAAACGAAAAGACCTTGA
- a CDS encoding metallothionein: MPDRKCDCPNCKCTIKEGDHAYAVHGKHYCCEACAHHHKSGEECSTKGCKCAHG, from the coding sequence ATGCCCGATAGAAAATGCGATTGTCCCAACTGCAAGTGCACCATCAAAGAAGGCGATCATGCCTACGCCGTCCACGGCAAACACTATTGCTGCGAGGCCTGCGCCCACCACCACAAAAGTGGTGAAGAGTGTTCAACCAAGGGCTGTAAATGCGCCCACGGATGA
- a CDS encoding DUF6555 family protein, whose translation MNNAKLYVIDYTLHGTPKSFIIRSDKMDNAEAWHWASCDAGVGRIPRFGREKVQKTSKPMAEKFGVENVVWRPTS comes from the coding sequence ATGAACAACGCAAAACTCTATGTCATCGACTACACCCTTCACGGCACGCCCAAGTCGTTCATTATCCGCTCGGACAAGATGGACAACGCCGAGGCGTGGCACTGGGCAAGCTGCGACGCCGGGGTCGGCCGCATCCCGCGTTTTGGCCGTGAGAAGGTGCAGAAGACCAGCAAACCGATGGCGGAAAAATTCGGCGTGGAAAACGTCGTGTGGCGACCGACCAGCTAA
- a CDS encoding helix-turn-helix transcriptional regulator — translation MLAMALAAPPDLSDTDVPVQRVARTYPRGLFIEPHEHVWGQLLYAMSGVMWVETPHEALVVPPQRAVWLPPGVPHGIRVVSDLQMRNIYLRPALAATLDQTVQVIEVGGLLRELIVGLVEQGDSGDPAYYEALVGLALLELKRARRSQLKIPMPDDSDRRLMNLCQAVMAAPSLEIAFEQHAQNAGASVRTLARLFKDSLGMGFAEWRRQVQLATAVAELIQGVAVSVIARELGYSPSSFSDMFRRELGVAPSQFMTHSG, via the coding sequence ATGCTCGCCATGGCCCTTGCCGCACCGCCCGATCTCAGTGATACCGACGTGCCCGTGCAACGCGTGGCGCGGACCTATCCGCGCGGCTTGTTTATCGAGCCGCATGAGCATGTCTGGGGGCAGTTGCTGTATGCGATGAGCGGGGTGATGTGGGTTGAGACGCCGCACGAAGCGCTGGTGGTACCGCCGCAGCGCGCAGTGTGGTTGCCGCCGGGTGTGCCGCACGGGATTCGGGTGGTGTCGGATCTGCAGATGCGCAATATCTACCTGCGCCCGGCGCTGGCGGCGACGCTCGATCAGACGGTGCAGGTGATCGAGGTCGGCGGTTTGCTGCGCGAGTTGATTGTCGGGCTGGTGGAGCAGGGCGACAGCGGTGATCCGGCGTATTACGAAGCGCTGGTCGGGTTGGCCTTGCTGGAGCTGAAACGCGCACGGCGTTCGCAGTTGAAAATCCCGATGCCGGACGACTCCGACCGGCGCTTGATGAATCTGTGTCAGGCGGTGATGGCGGCGCCGTCGCTGGAGATTGCTTTCGAACAGCATGCGCAAAATGCCGGAGCCAGCGTGCGCACGTTAGCGCGGTTGTTCAAGGACAGCCTCGGCATGGGCTTCGCCGAGTGGCGGCGGCAGGTGCAACTGGCGACGGCGGTGGCGGAACTGATTCAGGGCGTGGCGGTGAGTGTGATTGCCCGGGAACTCGGCTATTCACCCAGCAGTTTCAGTGACATGTTTCGCCGCGAATTGGGCGTGGCGCCCTCGCAATTCATGACTCACAGCGGATGA
- a CDS encoding DUF1427 family protein yields the protein MNYLISLAIGLGVGLLYGALDFRSPAPPAIALVGLLGMLAGEQLWPMGRQLVAGWLS from the coding sequence ATGAACTACCTGATTTCGCTGGCCATCGGTCTCGGCGTCGGCCTGCTCTATGGCGCGCTGGATTTCCGTTCTCCCGCACCGCCGGCCATCGCGCTGGTCGGTTTGCTCGGCATGTTGGCCGGTGAACAGTTGTGGCCGATGGGCCGGCAATTGGTCGCCGGTTGGTTGTCCTGA
- a CDS encoding zinc-binding alcohol dehydrogenase family protein encodes MKALQFDKTGDLSSLRCVEVPTPVPGAEEVLVQIKAAGLNPSDVKNVLGRFPYTTLPRIPGRDFAGVVVEGPQALIGQEVWGTGRELGFFADGTHAGFVKLPANGVAHKPSHLSFTQAASLGVPYTTAWDALERSLVTAETRLLVIGGGAVATAALALAKVRGAQLLAAARRPEQVADLQTQGYQTIQLDKPEDLGAQVNAVYRGGADVIFDTTGFWLPASVAALATFGRIAIIAAPVDGHVQLPALALYRKGGSVVGINSLLYGVAACAAMLEQFGRFFDEGLLPLPQGLVEAPLAEGLARYADVNQGSGDKVILIP; translated from the coding sequence ATGAAAGCACTGCAATTCGATAAAACCGGCGACCTGTCTTCCCTGCGCTGTGTCGAGGTGCCGACCCCGGTCCCCGGCGCTGAAGAAGTGCTGGTGCAGATCAAGGCTGCCGGGCTGAATCCCAGCGATGTGAAAAACGTCCTCGGCCGCTTCCCCTACACCACGCTGCCACGGATTCCCGGTCGCGATTTCGCCGGTGTCGTCGTCGAAGGCCCGCAAGCGTTGATCGGTCAGGAAGTCTGGGGCACTGGCCGTGAGCTCGGCTTTTTCGCCGATGGCACCCATGCCGGGTTCGTCAAACTGCCGGCCAATGGCGTGGCGCACAAACCCTCGCACCTGAGTTTCACCCAGGCGGCCAGCCTCGGCGTGCCTTACACCACAGCGTGGGATGCGCTGGAACGCAGTCTGGTAACGGCCGAAACCCGTTTGCTGGTGATCGGCGGCGGGGCGGTGGCCACCGCTGCTTTGGCGCTGGCGAAAGTGCGCGGCGCGCAGTTGCTGGCAGCCGCGCGGCGCCCGGAGCAGGTGGCCGATTTGCAGACGCAGGGTTATCAAACGATTCAGCTGGATAAGCCCGAAGACCTCGGCGCGCAGGTCAACGCGGTATATCGCGGCGGCGCCGATGTGATCTTCGACACCACCGGTTTCTGGTTGCCGGCGTCGGTGGCGGCATTGGCCACGTTCGGCCGGATCGCAATCATCGCGGCGCCGGTGGACGGGCATGTGCAACTGCCGGCACTGGCGCTGTATCGCAAGGGTGGCTCGGTGGTCGGGATCAATTCGCTGCTGTATGGCGTTGCAGCCTGTGCGGCGATGCTCGAGCAGTTCGGGCGGTTCTTTGATGAAGGCTTGTTGCCGTTGCCGCAAGGGTTGGTCGAAGCGCCGTTGGCCGAAGGCCTGGCGCGCTACGCCGACGTCAATCAGGGCAGCGGTGACAAGGTCATCCTAATTCCCTGA
- a CDS encoding purine nucleoside permease gives MQAMMRLTLAGAALLSSTAWAAEAPIQPKVVLITMFAPEAQHWIDRLELKQEIRVPGLSAEYPSIRCNAQQVCLLTTGMGQTNAAASTLALALSPKFDLRKSYFLIAGIAGISPKHGTIGTAAWAHYLVEFGTQWEIDSRDAPSSWPTGYLGINTKGPNEKPPLDYKTEVFELNPKLQAKAFALSHKVELSESKESAAWRLKYPSAPANQPPVVTRCDTLAGNTWFSGTRLSERAEVWTKLLTDNKGEYCTTQQEDNSTYEALLRASREGLVDVQRLAVVRAGSDFDRPEPGGSEVDNLLKYADQGGFVPALENLYRAGNPLVQDILKNWSEWENGVPQS, from the coding sequence ATGCAAGCAATGATGCGTTTGACCCTGGCCGGCGCGGCCCTGCTCTCTTCCACCGCGTGGGCCGCCGAGGCGCCGATTCAACCGAAAGTCGTGCTGATCACCATGTTCGCCCCCGAGGCACAACACTGGATTGATCGCCTGGAGTTGAAGCAGGAAATCCGCGTGCCGGGCCTGTCCGCCGAGTACCCGAGCATCCGCTGCAACGCGCAGCAGGTGTGCCTGCTGACCACCGGCATGGGTCAAACCAACGCGGCCGCTTCGACATTGGCGTTGGCGCTGTCGCCGAAATTCGACCTGCGCAAAAGCTACTTCCTGATCGCCGGCATTGCCGGGATCAGCCCGAAACACGGGACCATCGGCACCGCTGCATGGGCGCATTATCTGGTGGAGTTCGGCACGCAATGGGAGATCGATTCGCGCGATGCGCCGTCGAGCTGGCCGACCGGTTATCTGGGCATCAACACCAAAGGCCCGAACGAAAAACCGCCGCTGGACTACAAGACCGAAGTCTTTGAACTCAACCCGAAATTGCAGGCCAAGGCTTTCGCCCTGAGCCACAAGGTCGAGCTGAGCGAAAGCAAGGAGTCTGCCGCGTGGCGCCTGAAATATCCGTCGGCGCCGGCCAATCAACCACCGGTGGTGACGCGCTGCGACACACTGGCCGGCAACACCTGGTTTTCCGGCACGCGACTGAGCGAACGGGCCGAGGTCTGGACCAAACTGCTGACCGACAACAAGGGCGAATACTGCACGACGCAGCAGGAAGACAACTCGACCTATGAGGCCTTGCTGCGTGCCAGTCGCGAAGGTCTGGTCGACGTGCAACGCCTCGCCGTGGTGCGCGCCGGCTCCGACTTTGACCGTCCTGAGCCGGGCGGCAGTGAAGTGGACAACCTGCTCAAGTACGCCGATCAGGGCGGCTTTGTGCCGGCGCTGGAGAATCTTTATCGCGCGGGTAATCCGCTGGTGCAGGACATCCTGAAAAACTGGTCGGAGTGGGAAAACGGCGTCCCGCAATCCTGA
- a CDS encoding nucleoside-specific channel-forming protein Tsx, which produces MPIACPFRAPFPCTLAVSLLLTGVTGLLSPSALAQPVAKEESAQGEALSPEASPPKKGAYLSDWYNQDLMLIGSKDISFGPQPADDIYLEYEYFGRKGPFELYGYIDIPKIFNIGNSHDKGVWDHGSPVFMEHEPRISIDYLAGRSLAIGPFKEWYVAFDWIYDHGSRKENRANTLYSGFGTDIDTHSRVNLSANLYGRYQWENYGASNEYSWDGYRAQLKYIVPIDKFSNGASLTYIGFTNFDFGSDIHKDNPARTANATVATNVLLYSFTHLRFTLVGRYFHNGGNWEDGSELNFGDGNFRARSNGWGYYAGVGYQF; this is translated from the coding sequence ATGCCCATCGCATGCCCTTTTCGCGCACCTTTCCCGTGCACGCTCGCTGTTTCCCTGCTACTGACCGGCGTTACCGGACTTCTCAGCCCCAGCGCTCTGGCGCAACCGGTCGCCAAGGAAGAATCCGCCCAGGGCGAAGCCCTCAGCCCCGAAGCCAGCCCGCCGAAAAAAGGCGCGTACCTGTCGGACTGGTACAACCAGGACTTGATGTTGATTGGCAGCAAGGACATCAGCTTCGGCCCACAACCGGCCGACGACATCTATCTGGAATACGAGTACTTCGGCCGCAAAGGTCCGTTCGAGTTGTACGGCTACATCGACATCCCGAAGATCTTCAATATCGGCAACAGCCACGACAAAGGCGTGTGGGATCACGGCTCGCCGGTGTTCATGGAGCACGAACCACGCATCTCCATCGACTACCTTGCCGGCCGCAGCCTGGCCATCGGTCCGTTCAAGGAATGGTATGTGGCGTTCGACTGGATCTACGACCATGGCAGCCGCAAAGAGAACCGCGCCAACACCCTCTACAGCGGTTTCGGCACCGACATCGACACCCATTCGCGGGTCAATCTGTCGGCCAACCTCTACGGTCGTTATCAGTGGGAAAACTATGGCGCCAGCAACGAATATTCCTGGGACGGCTATCGCGCGCAACTGAAGTACATCGTGCCGATCGACAAATTCAGCAACGGCGCCTCGCTGACTTACATCGGTTTCACCAACTTCGATTTCGGCTCGGACATCCACAAGGACAACCCTGCGCGCACGGCCAACGCGACGGTGGCGACCAACGTCCTGCTCTACTCGTTCACCCACTTGCGCTTCACCCTGGTCGGCCGTTATTTCCACAACGGCGGCAACTGGGAGGACGGCAGCGAGCTGAATTTTGGCGATGGCAATTTCCGTGCGCGTTCCAACGGCTGGGGTTACTACGCCGGCGTCGGTTATCAGTTCTGA